The proteins below come from a single Denticeps clupeoides chromosome 15, fDenClu1.1, whole genome shotgun sequence genomic window:
- the pttg1ipa gene encoding PTTG1 interacting protein a has translation MCTRFFVLLALLLLSGVMIFAQRPTPATSSPPTSHATKSPSPSSSTSSSSSAAPPTTSTTTASTSRATPAPTSAPGIACETKNGTSCEECLKNVTCLWCDKSKTCMTYPSQTILPPHSLCPLDQARWALCTVNFQSLIIGISVVAVILLIAFFICLFCFCKCENAGSSRFESKMQRHADKRKTKQETRRAEMKMRHDEIRQKYGLSRASPYSRFENDS, from the exons ATGTGTACAAGGTTCTTCGTTCTTCttgccctgctgctgctgtccggAGTGATGATCTTCGCCCAGAGACCAACGCCAGCAACGTCTTCTCCACCCACTTCACATGCAACCAAGTCGCCATCCCCTTCATCATCcacatcttcatcctcatctgCAGCACCGCCCACGACTTCCACCACCACAGCCTCCACCAGCCGGGCTACTCCTGCGCCCACCTCGGCGCCTGGTATTG CCTGTGAGACTAAGAATGGAACAAGCTGTGAAGAGTGTCTCAAGAACGTGACG TGCCTGTGGTGTGATAAAAGCAAGACGTGTATGACGTACCCCAGCCAGACCATCCTGCCGCCCCACTCCCTCTGCCCACTAGACCAGGCCCGCTGGGCGCTCTGCACAG TCAACTTCCAGTCCCTCATCATTGGAATATCAGTAGTGGCTGTCATCCTCCTCATTGCATTCTTCATCTGTCTCTTCTGCTTCTGCAAGTGTGAGAATGCAgg GTCCAGTAGGTTTGAATCTAAGATGCAGAGGCATGCAGATAAGAGGAAAACCAAGCAGGAGACGAG GAGAGCAGAGATGAAGATGAGACATGATGAGATCCGGCAGAAGTATG GGCTAAGCAGAGCAAGTCCGTACTCCAGGTTTGAGAATGACAGCTGA